A genomic stretch from Musa acuminata AAA Group cultivar baxijiao unplaced genomic scaffold, Cavendish_Baxijiao_AAA HiC_scaffold_1138, whole genome shotgun sequence includes:
- the LOC103999809 gene encoding short-chain dehydrogenase TIC 32 B, chloroplastic-like, giving the protein MGLFRLVTGLPGPSGFGSASTAEQVTDGIDASHLTVVITGGASGIGAETARVFALRGAHVIIAGRNMEAADDVKQLILQSSPLARVDILKLDLSSLKSVRAFAGQFLSMDLPLNILINNAGVMFCPFQLSEDGIELQFATNHLGHFLLTNLLLERMKSTAEETGIEGRIVNLSSIAHLLHRYEEVIRFDKLNDKDTYSDKKAYGQSKLANILHANELSRRLQEDGANITVNSIHPGLIMTNLMRHSFLQMWLLKLFTYVFWKNVPQGAATTCYVALHPSLKGVTGKYFIDCNEEMPSYWAKDETLAKRLWDFSEKLTQSTK; this is encoded by the exons ATGGGGCTCTTCAGGCTGGTGACGGGTCTGCCGGGGCCAAGCGGGTTCGGATCCGCCTCCACCGCCGAGCAGGTCACCGACGGCATCGACGCTTCCCATCTCACCGTCGTCATCACCG GGGGTGCAAGCGGGATTGGAGCAGAGACCGCGCGCGTCTTTGCTCTCCGAGGAGCCCACGTTATCATCGCAGGAAGGAACATGGAAGCCGCCGATGACGTGAAGCAGCTCATCCTGCAGAGCTCTCCATTGGCCAGAGTTGACATCTTAAAGCTGGATCTCAGCTCACTCAAGTCCGTGCGAGCCTTCGCAGGCCAATTCCTCTCGATGGATCTGCCCCTCAACATCTTAAT AAACAATGCCGGCGTCATGTTCTGCCCTTTCCAACTCTCAGAGGATGGGATAGAGCTGCAGTTCGCCACCAATCATCTAG GCCACTTCCTGCTGACAAATCTTCTTCTCGAGAGGATGAAGAGCACGGCCGAGGAGACGGGAATCGAAGGTCGTATTGTGAATCTGTCATCCATAGCTCACTTGCTGCATAGATACGAAGAAGTGATACGGTTCGATAAGCTCAACGACAAGGATAC CTACTCGGACAAAAAGGCATACGGGCAATCCAAACTGGCCAACATCTTGCATGCTAATGAGCTCTCCAGACGCCTGCAG GAAGACGGAGCAAATATAACAGTAAACTCCATTCATCCTGGGCTGATCATGACAAACCTGATGAGGCATTCGTTTCTTCAGATGT GGCTGCTGAAACTATTCACGTACGTCTTCTGGAAGAATGTGCCTCAG GGAGCAGCTACCACATGCTATGTTGCACTGCATCCGAGCCTCAAGGGTGTGACCGGAAAGTACTTCATTGACTGCAACGAGGAGATGCCGAGTTACTGGGCCAAAGATGAAACACTGGCGAAAAGGCTATGGGACTTCAGCGAAAAGCTAACTCAATCGACCAAGTAA